In a single window of the Helicobacter felis ATCC 49179 genome:
- the fliI gene encoding flagellar protein export ATPase FliI: MSLESLKARLQLVRDLSPRYGMVCKILPNMVFVQGFLPSVGDVVKVERGDGKECLGMVVVVEQTQFGFAPFSFVEGCKVGDRVLFVKEGLSFPVGEGLLGRVLDPLGNPLDELGFVRASAFAPVMVEPMKPLDRGVIDEPFGVGVKSIDALLTCGKGQKLGIFAGSGVGKSTLMGMVVRGCSAPIKVIALIGERGREIPEFIHKNLQGNLDNTVLVVATSDDSPLMRKYGAFCAMSVAEYFKNQGHDVLFMMDSITRFAMAQREIGLAMGEPPTSKGYPPSALTLLPQLMERAGKEKNKGSITAFFTVLVEGDDLSDPIADQARSILDGHIVLSRELTDHGIYPPINILNSASRVSKEVSATEHMLAARKFRKLHALLKENEVLIRIGSYQPGFDADLDEAIAKKAGMEAFMLQEEEEIVPSNTSIQQLIALMQES; this comes from the coding sequence ATGTCCTTAGAATCCCTCAAAGCCCGCCTGCAACTTGTGCGCGATCTCTCGCCCCGCTATGGCATGGTTTGCAAAATTTTACCCAATATGGTTTTTGTGCAGGGGTTTTTACCCTCTGTAGGGGATGTGGTCAAGGTGGAGCGGGGCGATGGCAAGGAATGTTTAGGCATGGTGGTGGTGGTGGAGCAAACACAATTTGGCTTTGCGCCCTTTTCCTTTGTGGAGGGGTGCAAGGTGGGGGATCGCGTACTCTTTGTCAAAGAGGGTTTGAGTTTCCCTGTGGGGGAGGGTTTGCTAGGGCGCGTACTCGATCCGCTAGGCAATCCCCTAGATGAATTAGGCTTTGTGCGCGCCAGTGCTTTTGCGCCCGTGATGGTAGAACCTATGAAACCCCTAGATCGGGGCGTGATCGATGAACCCTTTGGGGTAGGGGTTAAGAGCATTGATGCTTTGCTGACTTGTGGTAAGGGGCAGAAACTAGGCATTTTTGCAGGGAGTGGGGTGGGCAAATCTACTCTGATGGGCATGGTGGTGCGCGGGTGCAGTGCGCCCATCAAGGTGATCGCCCTCATTGGGGAGCGGGGGCGTGAGATTCCGGAGTTTATCCATAAAAATCTGCAAGGTAATTTGGATAATACCGTGCTTGTGGTCGCTACTAGCGATGATTCCCCTTTAATGCGCAAATACGGCGCGTTCTGCGCGATGAGTGTGGCGGAGTATTTTAAAAATCAAGGGCATGATGTCTTATTTATGATGGACTCTATTACGCGCTTTGCAATGGCACAACGCGAGATCGGACTGGCGATGGGCGAGCCTCCTACTAGCAAGGGTTATCCCCCCTCTGCGCTCACCTTACTACCCCAGCTGATGGAACGCGCGGGCAAGGAGAAAAATAAAGGGAGCATTACGGCGTTTTTCACCGTTCTCGTTGAAGGCGATGATCTCTCTGATCCCATTGCCGATCAGGCGCGCAGTATTTTAGATGGGCATATTGTTTTGAGCCGTGAGCTCACCGATCATGGCATTTACCCCCCCATCAATATTTTAAACTCCGCCTCTAGGGTGAGCAAAGAGGTGAGTGCGACAGAACACATGTTAGCTGCGCGCAAATTCCGCAAACTTCACGCCTTGCTCAAAGAAAACGAGGTTTTGATTCGCATAGGCTCTTACCAACCCGGGTTTGATGCAGACCTAGATGAAGCAATCGCCAAAAAGGCGGGCATGGAAGCTTTTATGTTACAAGAAGAAGAGGAGATTGTACCCAGTAATACCAGTATCCAGCAGTTGATCGCGCTTATGCAAGAATCTTAA